The Gemmatimonadales bacterium sequence ACGTGAAGGCGCTGCTCGAGGCGACGGCGCGGGTAGCGCATCCCGGCGCGACTGTCGCGGCCGAGGGCGGTGAGCTGGTGGTGCGCGAGGCGGGAGGCGCGGTAGTGGGTGGCGCGCGGGAGCTGGAGGCGGATCGTCCCGCGTGGGCCGCGCGGGTGTACGGGTTCGAGCTGGCGGTCGAGGTGGCCGAGGCCGCGCGACTGCGCGCGGCGCCGCTGCCGAGGTCGCCGGCGGTGGAGCGCGACGTCGCGCTGGTGCTGCCCGAGACGATGGCGGCCGCGGATGTCGAGGCGACGCTGCGCGCGGGGGCGGGGAAGCTGCTGGAGCGCCTCTGGCCCTTCGACGAGTATCGCGGTGCGCCGCTTGCGGCCGGCACGCGGGGCGTCGCCTGGCGTCTGGTGTTCCGTGAAGAGGGTGGTACGTTGCGTGAGGCGGAAGTGGACGAGTCGCTCACGCGGGCCCTCAAGCAGGTGGAGCAACGGCATGGCGTCCGGCGTCGAGAGGCCTGAGCTAGACGCGCTCCGCGAGCTCGAGGAGGTGCTGCGCCTCCTCGAGTCCGAGCTCGCCGGCTGGCGCCGGCGCGCCCTCGCGGCCGAGTCCAGGGTCGCCGATTTCCAGCGTGCCCAGGCGCGGGGCGAGGAGATCCCCTCGAAGCTGAAGGAGCTGGAGGACGAGAACCGCGGCCTCGAGCAGCGGGTCGTGATCGCGCGGACCCGCGTCGCGGAGATGCTGGACCGCCTGCGGTTCCTGGAGCAACAGAGTGGAAACGGGGGATCGGACCGATGAAGAAGAACGCCGTGCGGGTCACGATCGTGGACGAGGACTACACGGTCCGCTCGGAGCTCGACCCCGAGTACACGCGCGAGGTCGCAGCTTACGTGGACGGCGCGATCCGGCGGGTCCTCCAGGCGGGGCCGATGGTCGAGAGCCACAAGGCTGCGATCCTCGCGGCGCTGGCGCTCACGGACGAGTTGTTCCAATCGCGGAAGCAGCAGCAGGAGCTGGCGGGCCGGCTCCGGCAGATGTCGGCGGATCTGGCCCGGTTGCTCCCGCCGCAGAAGAGGCAGAGCGTAGGCGCGTAACCGGCAGTCGTCAGTCAGCGGTCCGGTCTGACCCCTACTGACGATCACCGTACGCTGAGCACCGTCAGGTCAGCGGCGGGTAGCGCCTGGGCACTACCCAGCGGCGGCCAGCCTTGTCACATCTGCCCTCTCCATCGTACCTTAGCCCTTCCTTACTTCGTTCTCGACCATCACTCAGGGCGGCTCGCCGCCGGAGTGACTTATGACAATCGAGCTTCTTCTCGCCGCCCTCGGCGTCGCTGCCGTGGCCGGGCCGGCGTTGTTCTTCGTAGGACGATGGGCTGAGCGGCGGGCGGCGGCGCGCGCCCGAGCTTCCGCGTTGTCCGTTGCCGACCGCATCCTCGAGGACGCCCGGCGAGACGCCGAAGCGTTCCGGGCCTCCCTCCTCGTTTCCGGCAAGGACGAACTCGCCAAGGCGCGGGAAGCGCTCGAAACGGAGCTCGGCCGGCGCCGCGAGGAGCTCACCCGGCTCGAACGCCGCCTCGATGACCGCGAACAGCAGCTGGAGCGCAAGTTCCAACTCGTCGAAGGTCGCGAACGCGAGCTGGAGAAGCGGGTCTCCGACGTGGCTAACCTCGAGCAGCGGGTCGCCGCGCAGGAGACCGAGCTCCGCACTATCGTGGTGGATCAGCGCCGGCGGCTGGAAGCCGTCGCGGGCCTCACGGCCTCGGAGGCCAAGCGGGAGCTGGTCCGCGAGATCGAGAGCGAGGCCAAGGCGGAGGCCGCCGCGCTCGTCCGCAACCTCAAGGACCAGGCCAAGCGCGAGGCCGACCGCGAGGCCAAGATGATCCTCGCCCTCGCCATCCAGCGCATCGCCGCGGACCACACCGCGGAGACGACGGTCGCCACCGTCACGCTTCCCTCCGACGAGATGAAGGGCCGCATCATCGGCCGCGAAGGGCGGAACATCCGTGCCTTCGAGGCCGCTACCGGCGTGGATGTGGTGATCGACGACACTCCCGACGCCGTCACCGTATCATCGTTCGACCCGGTGAGGAGAGAAGTGGCGCGCCTGGCGCTCGAGCGGCTCATCGCCGACGGCCGCATCCATCCCGGCCGCATCGAAGAGCTAGTGAAGAAGGCCCAGGCGGACGTGGACCAGCAGATCCAGGAGGCCGGCGAGCAGGCTGCCTACGAGGTGGGCGTGCACGGCCTGCACCCGGAGCTGATCAAGCTCGTCGGGCGGATGAAGTTCCGCACTTCGTACGGCCAGAACCTCCTCAAGCACGTGAAGGAGGTCTGCTGGATCGCCGGCATCATGGCCAACGAGCTCAAGCTCGATGCCGCCACGACCAAGCGCGGCGCGCTCCTCCACGACATTGGGAAGGTGATGACGCACGAGCACGAGGGGACCCACGTCCAGCTCGGCGTGGAGCAGGCGACCAAGTACGGAGAGAACGCGACGGTCATCAACTGCATCGCCGCGCACCACGACGACGTGCCTCACGAGTCGGCGATCTCGGTGATCGTCCAGGCCGCCGACGCGGTGTCGGGCTCGCGGCCCGGCGCGCGGCACGAGGCCTTCGAGAGCTACGTGAAGCGACTGACCAGGCTGGAAGAGATCTCGAACGGCTTCCCCGGCGTCGAGAAGTCGTTCGCGATCCAGGCCGGCCGA is a genomic window containing:
- a CDS encoding cell division protein ZapA, whose amino-acid sequence is MKKNAVRVTIVDEDYTVRSELDPEYTREVAAYVDGAIRRVLQAGPMVESHKAAILAALALTDELFQSRKQQQELAGRLRQMSADLARLLPPQKRQSVGA
- the rny gene encoding ribonuclease Y, which produces MTIELLLAALGVAAVAGPALFFVGRWAERRAAARARASALSVADRILEDARRDAEAFRASLLVSGKDELAKAREALETELGRRREELTRLERRLDDREQQLERKFQLVEGRERELEKRVSDVANLEQRVAAQETELRTIVVDQRRRLEAVAGLTASEAKRELVREIESEAKAEAAALVRNLKDQAKREADREAKMILALAIQRIAADHTAETTVATVTLPSDEMKGRIIGREGRNIRAFEAATGVDVVIDDTPDAVTVSSFDPVRREVARLALERLIADGRIHPGRIEELVKKAQADVDQQIQEAGEQAAYEVGVHGLHPELIKLVGRMKFRTSYGQNLLKHVKEVCWIAGIMANELKLDAATTKRGALLHDIGKVMTHEHEGTHVQLGVEQATKYGENATVINCIAAHHDDVPHESAISVIVQAADAVSGSRPGARHEAFESYVKRLTRLEEISNGFPGVEKSFAIQAGREIRVMVTPDAVDDGKAAELSEAIARKIENELQYPGQIKVVVIRETRAIDYAK